The genomic segment CGATACGTGATCTCTGTATCCTGATCCAAGACTTGCATTGCACGCGTGTAGAATTGAGAAGTGTAGTTATTGCTATGCTTATTATCGCCAGCTCTTTCTTTAACTATAGCGAACCTTGCTTATCCTTATCCCGGATACGTTTTGGAGATCTAGCTAACGCGCGGTAAGGGGTTGCTTATTTCCGGTTTTGAAGTGACAAGAAGCCGCCATGTTGCTGGATCACCTGGCCGGCAAGACGGCTACCGGCAGCGCCGGCCGCAATCAAGGTGTTGCGGTCCGGATTGATGAGCGCTGCATGCTGGACCAGATAACCAAGCAGGCCGCCATAAAATGCATCTCCGGCACCAGTAACATCTTTTGCAGCAACCGCAGGCGGATCTATATGAATATGATGATCGGGTGTATGTATCACTGCGCCGGCTGCGGCTTGCGTATGTACGAGTAAACGAAGTTTGCCTGCAGCCTGAAGCATAGGTTTTACCATCTCCCATTCTGCGTCGTTCACTTTTAGTAAATCCACTAACTGAATCAGCTTGCTCGTCCGTTCTCGGACACCCGGTGCAACACGGGCAAGATTAATATTGGGGTCGTAAGAAATCAGGCCCCCATTTGCCTTCACCTGCGCCACCAGTGCAAACGTAGTCGCTGCAGTTTCTTCGCCCAACATTGTTGTGCCTCCAATGTGCAATACATCAAATGCCATATCCCCCTTGCGGACCTGGTCCCATTCCAGGAACTGGTCTGCGCTGCGGCGATTTGCAATGGCAACGCTTCGTCGGCCTCCTTCATCGTGTGCCATAAAAACACAACGCGTAGGGTGAGATTTATCGACCTGAATTCCCGACGTTGTGCAGCCGGCAGCTTGCAGCGCTTGTTGTGTAAACTGACCAAAAGCACCCTTCCCCACTTTACTCAGCAGCAGCACATCGATACCTGCAGCCTCGCATGCTGCGGCAACATTGGCCGGCGAGCCCCCCGGGTGCTTCTCAAATACTACTGCATCTGCAACTGATGCAACGGGGTCCGGACAAATAAAATC from the Bacteroidota bacterium genome contains:
- a CDS encoding PfkB family carbohydrate kinase; this encodes MKVGCIGELVVDFICPDPVASVADAVVFEKHPGGSPANVAAACEAAGIDVLLLSKVGKGAFGQFTQQALQAAGCTTSGIQVDKSHPTRCVFMAHDEGGRRSVAIANRRSADQFLEWDQVRKGDMAFDVLHIGGTTMLGEETAATTFALVAQVKANGGLISYDPNINLARVAPGVRERTSKLIQLVDLLKVNDAEWEMVKPMLQAAGKLRLLVHTQAAAGAVIHTPDHHIHIDPPAVAAKDVTGAGDAFYGGLLGYLVQHAALINPDRNTLIAAGAAGSRLAGQVIQQHGGFLSLQNRK